Proteins from a single region of Rubeoparvulum massiliense:
- the crcB gene encoding fluoride efflux transporter CrcB codes for MIWFIGLGGSLGAGARFFLGNLINQRIKKGTSFPLGTWFINITGSFILGWLANQYLTGQINEGIWFFWGLGFCGAYTTFSTFGYETISLLQANEKKVAFIYVVTSIILGSISAALGFMLPR; via the coding sequence ATGATCTGGTTTATTGGTCTCGGTGGTTCTCTTGGCGCAGGCGCTCGATTTTTCCTTGGCAATCTGATCAATCAGCGGATAAAAAAAGGTACTTCCTTTCCTCTAGGTACATGGTTCATCAATATCACAGGATCATTTATCCTTGGCTGGTTGGCTAATCAATATCTCACTGGTCAGATCAATGAAGGGATTTGGTTCTTTTGGGGTCTTGGTTTTTGTGGAGCGTATACCACCTTTTCAACTTTTGGTTATGAGACGATCTCCTTACTTCAGGCCAATGAGAAAAAGGTAGCATTCATCTATGTGGTGACCTCTATCATTCTTGGTAGTATTTCAGCAGCACTGGGATTCATGCTACC
- the crcB gene encoding fluoride efflux transporter CrcB — MILLNGLYVMIGGFFGAISRYGVGIAFYTEQGFPWGTFVVNIIGCFLLSWLLTTASRSRKIPSQLTLLLGTGFLGSFTTFSTFSMETIHLFQAGHLLLPLLYVLLTTTLGLLLTYAGHHWACSYHQGGDAV; from the coding sequence GTGATTCTGTTGAATGGATTATATGTGATGATCGGTGGCTTCTTCGGTGCAATCAGTCGATATGGTGTCGGTATAGCATTCTATACGGAGCAAGGATTCCCTTGGGGGACCTTCGTGGTGAATATAATAGGCTGCTTCCTACTGAGCTGGCTGCTTACCACAGCAAGTCGTAGTAGAAAAATACCATCTCAGCTTACGTTATTGCTTGGTACAGGCTTTCTCGGTTCCTTCACCACCTTTTCAACCTTTTCCATGGAGACCATTCATTTATTTCAGGCGGGGCATCTTCTTCTTCCCCTTCTTTATGTCTTGTTAACGACCACACTAGGACTGCTTTTGACTTATGCAGGTCATCATTGGGCATGCTCTTATCATCAGGGGGGAGATGCAGTATGA
- a CDS encoding MerR family transcriptional regulator translates to MEKQFPIGDFARITGVTLRTLHYYDEVGLLKATRTPSGHRYYKPEDFMTLQKIIALKFVGYSL, encoded by the coding sequence ATGGAAAAGCAGTTTCCAATTGGTGATTTTGCTAGGATAACCGGAGTCACCCTACGGACACTTCATTATTATGATGAAGTGGGTCTATTAAAGGCTACCCGTACACCATCAGGACATCGTTATTATAAGCCCGAGGATTTTATGACATTGCAGAAGATTATCGCTCTTAAATTTGTGGGATATTCCCTATAA
- a CDS encoding Fic family protein: MTIQGLMPLPVAVEPKTALRILQLLAEVSNKIGRLDEKFSHSVVSTQLVNLLSLSESVQSTRIEGTQITFTDMMEHKDERHPKWEITEVKNYQQALLDGYERIRNGYLISSRLVLDLHAILMHGARGSSQASGQFRKIQNFIGPTKRIEDASYIPISADKINEFMQNWETFINGHPYDQLLPTEHLSNECFIINENSHPLLKAAIIHAQFESIHPFLDGNGRLGRILIVLYFVQSKLITYPIFFVSEELEHERLRYYDLLNGVRGENPDWGSWIQFFINACNRMAVKINHKLDAANKLAMDGLKQCQTDSEKRTWLYTFSDPHTAVKNVAKHLNIAPSTARSALNALVDKELLYTDKQTKRNKKYTNYELLRILRG, encoded by the coding sequence GTGACGATTCAAGGTTTAATGCCTTTACCAGTAGCTGTTGAACCAAAAACTGCGCTTAGAATATTGCAGTTACTAGCAGAAGTGAGTAATAAAATTGGTCGTCTCGATGAAAAATTTAGCCACTCCGTTGTAAGTACTCAGCTAGTGAACCTTCTCTCCTTAAGTGAATCTGTCCAGTCCACGCGGATTGAGGGAACACAGATCACATTTACAGATATGATGGAGCATAAAGACGAGCGTCATCCTAAATGGGAAATTACAGAAGTTAAAAACTATCAGCAAGCTTTACTTGATGGATATGAACGTATTCGAAATGGGTATCTCATTTCTTCACGACTCGTATTGGATTTACATGCGATATTGATGCATGGTGCACGTGGATCAAGCCAAGCAAGTGGTCAATTTCGAAAAATCCAAAACTTCATAGGCCCAACAAAGCGTATTGAAGATGCTTCCTATATTCCAATCTCTGCAGATAAAATCAATGAGTTTATGCAGAATTGGGAAACCTTCATCAATGGACATCCATATGACCAACTGCTCCCGACAGAGCACTTATCCAATGAATGCTTTATTATCAATGAAAATAGCCACCCGCTATTGAAGGCAGCTATCATACATGCACAATTTGAATCAATTCATCCATTTTTAGATGGAAATGGACGATTAGGGCGAATTTTGATTGTACTTTATTTTGTACAATCAAAACTCATCACATACCCCATATTCTTTGTAAGCGAAGAACTTGAGCACGAACGCCTTCGCTATTATGACTTATTAAATGGTGTACGTGGAGAGAATCCTGATTGGGGTAGTTGGATACAATTCTTCATCAACGCTTGTAATCGTATGGCAGTTAAAATTAATCATAAGCTAGATGCGGCAAATAAACTTGCCATGGATGGATTGAAACAATGTCAGACTGATTCAGAAAAACGCACCTGGCTGTACACCTTTAGTGATCCCCATACCGCTGTGAAGAATGTAGCAAAGCATTTGAACATTGCACCGAGCACAGCAAGATCTGCACTGAATGCTTTAGTAGATAAAGAATTATTATATACCGACAAGCAAACAAAACGTAACAAAAAGTATACAAATTATGAACTGCTTAGGATTTTAAGGGGTTGA
- a CDS encoding threonine ammonia-lyase has translation MELSLADIIQAKNRIKHHIVETPIIFSEPLSNLLNCKVYFKLENLQKTGSFKARGALSKISSLSIEEKKRGVITASSGNHAQAVAYAASLYDTSALVVVPENTAQAKISGIQRYGGEIVQLGTSYDEAEEYAYQLVKETGRTFIPAFDDVVTMAGQGTIGLEAMLEKPDFDLILVPVGGGGLINGIATAAKAIQPKVQVIGVQSEASPAWYESFMAGRMVDVTYQDSIADGIYGGIHEGPLQLAFSRVDDNKLVREKSIARGMKWMAIHHRYIIEGSSAVTIAALLEHQIPEITGKNVLCIITGGNVDESLIMRVLNTDD, from the coding sequence ATGGAATTATCTCTAGCAGACATTATTCAAGCAAAGAATCGCATCAAGCATCATATTGTAGAAACGCCTATCATCTTTTCAGAACCCTTATCGAATCTACTGAATTGCAAGGTGTATTTTAAATTAGAGAATTTGCAAAAGACAGGTTCCTTTAAAGCAAGAGGGGCCTTGAGTAAAATTTCGTCATTAAGCATTGAGGAGAAAAAAAGAGGAGTGATCACAGCATCCTCTGGGAACCATGCCCAGGCGGTGGCTTACGCAGCCTCTTTATATGACACCTCTGCTCTTGTTGTCGTTCCCGAGAACACAGCCCAAGCAAAAATTAGCGGAATTCAACGATATGGTGGAGAGATCGTCCAGCTTGGTACATCCTATGACGAAGCAGAAGAGTATGCGTATCAATTGGTGAAGGAAACGGGGCGGACCTTTATTCCTGCCTTTGATGATGTGGTCACAATGGCCGGTCAAGGTACGATTGGCTTAGAGGCTATGCTGGAGAAACCAGATTTTGATCTGATCTTGGTCCCAGTAGGTGGAGGCGGGCTGATCAACGGAATTGCTACGGCTGCGAAAGCGATACAGCCAAAAGTGCAGGTGATTGGCGTACAGAGTGAAGCCTCTCCTGCTTGGTATGAGTCCTTCATGGCAGGAAGAATGGTGGATGTTACATATCAAGATTCCATTGCAGATGGGATTTATGGTGGCATTCATGAAGGACCTTTGCAACTCGCCTTTTCCAGAGTGGATGACAATAAACTGGTTCGTGAAAAGAGCATTGCTCGTGGAATGAAGTGGATGGCGATTCATCATCGCTATATCATTGAAGGATCGAGTGCCGTTACCATTGCAGCATTATTGGAGCACCAAATTCCAGAAATTACAGGGAAGAATGTCCTCTGTATCATTACAGGTGGCAATGTGGATGAATCTCTGATCATGCGAGTGCTGAATACAGATGATTGA
- a CDS encoding DUF4097 family beta strand repeat-containing protein, translating to MFNNQTILQRKQVISDEISDVVIDWMTGDIRLYQSENEKIEVVQHGDDNLPEHKLFRYKVNHGRLVITDGRKKILNLGVNLEKTALELYLPNKQFHAISITSTGGSIMVGDLNVDSCKCKLTSGNAKLSGRMVELDLQVIGSKITGNHLDIQKLTLQSTSSAIKLEGEISELNINSIGRNIDVRSTKMFQRIKSVSTGANVKIAIPENDGFTLQYKKVAGHLKSDFPLTSSGDIYTYKDGKSLFNAEVRGGGFTLCRI from the coding sequence ATGTTCAATAATCAAACCATTCTTCAGAGGAAGCAGGTTATTTCAGATGAGATCTCAGATGTTGTAATCGATTGGATGACAGGCGATATTCGTCTGTATCAAAGTGAAAATGAGAAGATCGAAGTTGTTCAGCACGGCGATGATAACCTCCCAGAACATAAACTCTTCCGCTATAAAGTAAATCATGGGAGATTAGTGATTACTGATGGCAGGAAGAAGATCTTAAACCTTGGGGTCAATTTAGAAAAAACTGCATTAGAACTCTATCTTCCTAATAAACAATTTCATGCTATTTCAATAACCTCCACAGGTGGAAGTATCATGGTTGGGGATCTTAATGTAGATAGCTGCAAATGTAAATTAACCTCAGGCAATGCTAAGCTTTCAGGGAGAATGGTAGAACTGGATCTTCAGGTAATTGGCAGTAAGATCACTGGGAATCATCTGGATATTCAGAAGTTAACACTCCAATCTACATCATCTGCAATCAAGCTCGAAGGAGAAATTTCAGAATTAAACATCAATTCAATCGGAAGGAATATTGATGTTCGCTCAACAAAGATGTTTCAAAGAATCAAATCTGTATCAACGGGAGCGAATGTAAAAATAGCAATTCCAGAAAACGATGGTTTTACACTTCAATATAAAAAAGTGGCAGGTCATTTGAAGAGTGATTTTCCGCTGACATCCAGTGGAGATATTTATACCTATAAAGATGGAAAGAGTCTATTCAATGCTGAGGTTAGGGGAGGCGGGTTTACACTCTGTAGAATTTAA
- a CDS encoding ABC transporter permease — protein sequence MYKLMKLELRKIKMRPYLLASIMASILLTVFIYFISFVAKVENEPDFQNYSNIFMFTRVISMIFFSILSAIMYSRFIIDEYRGEKLILQFTYPAKRIRILLAKIAVVTVFTIVAILISNIPPFVIFSMTEVISPIVQDSLSQELLFSTLSSIIISTLIVNGIGIIAMRIGFIKNSIPTTIVTALILCATVGNLIVKSTDNTLISMNLLGIMVLISIAITIELMRKVDQMEVE from the coding sequence ATGTATAAGCTAATGAAACTAGAACTTAGAAAAATAAAAATGAGACCGTATCTATTGGCTAGTATCATGGCTAGTATTCTTCTTACAGTGTTTATTTATTTTATTTCCTTTGTTGCAAAAGTAGAAAATGAACCTGATTTTCAAAATTACTCCAATATTTTTATGTTCACAAGAGTTATCAGCATGATTTTTTTCTCAATTCTATCAGCGATTATGTATTCGCGGTTTATCATTGATGAATATCGAGGAGAAAAGCTGATCCTTCAATTTACTTACCCAGCTAAGCGGATAAGAATATTATTGGCTAAGATTGCAGTAGTAACGGTATTTACGATAGTTGCCATACTAATCAGTAATATTCCTCCTTTCGTGATCTTTAGCATGACAGAAGTGATTTCACCCATTGTTCAGGATTCACTCTCTCAAGAATTACTGTTTTCCACATTGAGCTCAATCATCATATCAACGTTGATCGTAAATGGTATTGGAATCATTGCCATGAGAATTGGATTTATTAAGAATTCCATTCCAACCACTATTGTGACAGCGCTTATTTTATGTGCCACTGTTGGCAATCTTATTGTAAAAAGCACGGACAATACGCTCATAAGCATGAACCTATTGGGGATCATGGTTCTTATAAGTATTGCTATCACCATTGAGCTGATGAGAAAGGTAGACCAAATGGAAGTGGAATGA
- a CDS encoding ABC transporter ATP-binding protein, producing MPNEIAVRAENLVKVFSGMEVIKGCNLSVKQGTIYGFLGLNGAGKTTVLKMLMGLLTPTAGKVTVFGKDMAIHRDELLRNIGSIIEAPIFYEHLSAEENLSLHLEYMNMQDVNISEVLEKVGLAHTRSQPVSKFSIGMRQRLGIARAIIHKPKLLLLDEPINGLDPIGILEMRKLFLDLAHNRGVTMIISSHILSEIEHIADTVGIIANGIIKQEISMVQINKELQSDLEGYFFELMGGGYKDV from the coding sequence ATGCCTAATGAAATCGCGGTTCGAGCAGAAAATCTCGTAAAAGTATTCTCTGGAATGGAAGTGATTAAAGGCTGTAATTTATCTGTGAAGCAAGGGACCATCTATGGATTTTTGGGACTCAATGGTGCTGGGAAGACAACTGTATTAAAAATGTTGATGGGTCTTCTAACACCAACAGCAGGTAAGGTGACGGTGTTTGGTAAGGATATGGCAATCCACCGGGATGAGCTGCTAAGAAATATTGGTAGCATCATCGAAGCTCCTATTTTCTATGAACATCTATCAGCAGAAGAAAATTTGAGCTTACACCTTGAATATATGAACATGCAAGACGTGAATATTTCAGAAGTACTAGAAAAGGTAGGACTAGCACACACCCGCTCACAGCCTGTTTCTAAGTTCTCAATAGGAATGCGACAGCGCTTAGGTATTGCTCGAGCAATTATACACAAGCCAAAATTATTACTATTGGATGAACCTATCAATGGACTTGATCCCATCGGAATCCTAGAAATGAGGAAACTTTTTCTTGATCTAGCACACAATCGGGGGGTGACCATGATCATATCAAGCCATATTCTTAGTGAGATTGAGCATATTGCAGATACGGTCGGCATCATCGCCAATGGTATTATCAAGCAAGAGATTTCAATGGTTCAGATAAACAAAGAGCTTCAAAGTGATCTTGAGGGGTATTTCTTTGAATTGATGGGTGGAGGGTACAAAGATGTATAA
- a CDS encoding TetR/AcrR family transcriptional regulator, which produces MARNKYPEQTLEQILNVSAKLFKEKGYEKTSIQEIIDELGMSKGAIYHHFKSKEEILYAVMDRQFSYAAHMLDYLIQNTQAANARDKLTKILEQMIADEDAHAMDSLLSQQIKNPQFVVTGMREGVNKDALVIADLMREGREDGSITTEFPSECAEVFILLVNIWSNPLLFERDYEETVRRLQFLQQMMKALGADIVSDQLIEKISKQYAEIGGYGQDA; this is translated from the coding sequence ATGGCTAGAAATAAGTATCCAGAACAGACACTAGAACAAATATTGAATGTTTCAGCAAAGCTATTTAAAGAGAAGGGCTATGAAAAGACAAGTATTCAAGAGATTATTGACGAACTGGGGATGTCGAAGGGGGCGATCTATCACCATTTCAAATCAAAAGAAGAGATATTGTATGCTGTGATGGATCGACAGTTCAGCTATGCTGCTCACATGCTAGATTATCTTATTCAGAATACCCAGGCTGCGAATGCAAGAGATAAACTGACCAAAATATTAGAGCAGATGATTGCAGATGAAGATGCCCATGCCATGGATAGTCTTCTAAGCCAACAGATAAAGAATCCACAATTTGTTGTGACAGGAATGCGCGAAGGAGTCAATAAGGATGCATTGGTCATTGCTGATCTAATGCGGGAAGGGAGAGAGGATGGTTCGATTACTACAGAATTTCCTTCTGAATGTGCAGAGGTTTTCATATTACTTGTGAACATCTGGAGTAATCCTCTGCTATTTGAACGAGATTATGAGGAAACGGTCCGTCGTTTGCAATTTTTACAGCAAATGATGAAAGCATTAGGAGCGGATATTGTTAGTGATCAGCTCATTGAAAAAATCTCAAAACAGTATGCTGAGATCGGAGGATATGGACAAGATGCCTAA
- a CDS encoding copper amine oxidase N-terminal domain-containing protein yields the protein MKRFFMGIIVGIILTSSFAVFAANGKMIEAIYSIKDIKINGVSKMPKGEKLQPFVYQGSTFVPLRFVSENLGYLVEWDGATNSILIDEKSRKIQKVVYPGDGIKNSYLEGAEEKTGWLQPLTWYEETINGTLFDLYGQEYDRYIYITSTILSERSTKVQFKLDGEYDQFATTIGYAERKMENFEDYIHDKFMVQFYVDGVLTKTIVVKKDEPYHSIQIPLANADTFEIVLERDVTNNGFGFFNPEFIKFKK from the coding sequence ATGAAACGCTTTTTCATGGGGATCATCGTGGGCATTATATTAACCAGTTCCTTTGCTGTATTCGCCGCCAATGGTAAAATGATTGAGGCCATCTATTCAATCAAGGATATTAAGATCAATGGTGTTTCCAAGATGCCAAAGGGTGAGAAACTTCAACCTTTCGTATACCAAGGAAGTACATTCGTGCCATTGCGTTTTGTTAGTGAGAACTTAGGCTATCTTGTTGAGTGGGACGGAGCTACCAATTCCATCTTAATCGATGAAAAGTCTCGAAAAATCCAGAAGGTGGTTTATCCAGGTGATGGAATTAAAAACTCCTATTTAGAGGGTGCAGAAGAAAAAACAGGTTGGCTGCAACCATTAACTTGGTATGAAGAAACGATCAATGGAACACTTTTTGATCTTTATGGACAGGAATATGATCGATATATCTATATTACATCTACAATACTAAGTGAAAGATCAACCAAGGTACAGTTCAAATTAGATGGTGAGTATGATCAGTTTGCTACCACTATCGGTTATGCTGAACGAAAGATGGAAAATTTCGAAGACTATATACATGATAAATTTATGGTGCAATTTTATGTTGATGGGGTCTTAACTAAAACAATCGTTGTAAAAAAGGATGAACCCTACCACAGTATACAAATACCTTTGGCAAACGCCGACACATTTGAAATTGTTTTGGAACGAGATGTGACTAATAATGGATTTGGATTCTTTAATCCTGAGTTTATCAAGTTCAAGAAATAA
- a CDS encoding methyltransferase domain-containing protein, with protein sequence MPKNTYNYPDKAGEEQLSSGKDRFKDNIAQLKCPVCSERLQQDGLKSITCVNKHCFNISKKGYVNLLLNSKKSQYNKELFESRNIICENGFFSPLIEAIVVLIERNLMIVNANDIKLLDAGCGEGFHLSQIMNRLQKESHANYHGVGIDIAKEGIQIAARSYKKMLWCVADLAKIPLMDQQFDVILNILSPSNYREFERILSDEGILIKVVPDSAYLQELRKIFYRDTDKETYSNSKVMEHFRQSFHLVETENVRYDVTMNKEQLKHIIKMTPLSWGATEDKICRALNQNIESVTVDFSVLIGKRKR encoded by the coding sequence ATGCCTAAAAATACTTACAATTATCCTGACAAGGCTGGTGAGGAACAGCTTTCATCTGGAAAAGATAGATTTAAAGATAACATTGCGCAATTGAAATGTCCTGTCTGCAGTGAACGGTTACAGCAGGATGGACTCAAAAGTATCACTTGTGTCAATAAGCACTGTTTCAATATCTCAAAAAAGGGATATGTGAATCTGTTATTAAACTCGAAAAAGTCACAGTATAATAAAGAATTATTTGAGTCTAGAAATATCATATGTGAGAATGGCTTTTTTTCCCCATTAATCGAAGCAATTGTAGTCTTGATTGAAAGAAATCTGATGATTGTCAACGCCAATGATATCAAATTATTAGACGCTGGCTGTGGGGAAGGTTTTCACCTATCCCAGATTATGAATCGTCTTCAAAAAGAGTCTCATGCAAATTATCATGGAGTAGGAATCGATATTGCTAAAGAAGGAATTCAAATTGCTGCAAGGAGTTATAAAAAGATGTTGTGGTGTGTAGCTGATTTGGCGAAGATTCCATTGATGGATCAACAGTTTGATGTTATCTTAAATATTCTTTCTCCTTCCAATTACCGAGAGTTTGAGCGAATTTTAAGTGATGAGGGGATTTTAATTAAGGTAGTCCCAGACAGCGCTTATCTTCAAGAGCTAAGGAAAATATTTTATCGAGATACAGATAAAGAGACCTATTCGAACAGTAAGGTGATGGAGCACTTTCGTCAAAGCTTTCACCTTGTCGAAACTGAAAACGTGCGCTATGATGTTACGATGAATAAGGAGCAGCTCAAGCATATTATCAAAATGACTCCTTTATCCTGGGGAGCCACTGAGGATAAAATTTGCAGAGCATTGAATCAAAATATCGAGAGTGTAACTGTTGACTTCTCAGTGTTGATTGGAAAACGAAAACGATAA
- a CDS encoding MarR family winged helix-turn-helix transcriptional regulator, translating to MNNDLIQQINSLQNHLNIQLASRFEHKIDNQLTAKQVLLLELIRTGVTSTKDLAAQLNITTSAVSQILNKLEAKEYITRSINKENRREIILNLGVKGNRYFEEVQMLEDEINHSVYGQLPVEDLEHLVRILTRLNVIVKGE from the coding sequence ATGAATAATGATCTAATTCAACAAATTAATAGCCTGCAAAATCATTTAAACATCCAATTAGCAAGTCGATTTGAGCATAAAATTGATAATCAATTGACAGCGAAACAAGTTTTATTATTAGAGCTAATCCGAACAGGCGTCACTTCAACGAAGGATTTAGCGGCTCAATTGAATATTACAACCAGCGCAGTGAGTCAAATTCTCAATAAGTTAGAAGCAAAAGAGTATATAACTCGCAGTATTAATAAAGAGAATCGTCGTGAAATCATATTAAATTTGGGTGTAAAGGGCAATCGGTATTTTGAAGAGGTGCAAATGCTAGAAGATGAAATCAATCATAGCGTATATGGTCAGTTACCCGTGGAAGACTTGGAGCATTTAGTTCGTATCCTAACAAGATTAAATGTTATCGTGAAAGGGGAATAG
- a CDS encoding MFS transporter, with amino-acid sequence MKFRLLILYIAGIGFSNIGKWIYLVAINLKILALTDSPYALAIFYILAPIARIITNLWSGSIIDTFNKKLIMVSVDIFRFIIVFLVFLTQDIFIIYILTFLMGVIASFFGPASNVFIVNNIEQNDRKRFNAIMSTVNSGAMLTGPALAGIVISLCNIDLAILTTSTLFLVCAICISFIPNTEAKHEIDVKRESHFLIRDMQHVGHFLNANRQIFMILGLFYSTLMIGFALDSQEATYITYVLDSTSKEYGFLVAISGVGSVLGAIFSSYTSHKIGLKHYIGLGSLIGSLGYTFFYLSPNYVMAAISFFILGFFLTYANIGFTTFFQNNIPKAIMGRVGTITELFQGVLQTILTLILGYFAEAISLQLFTVLFALISVFISLGLYLYLLKLNQQEELILD; translated from the coding sequence TTGAAATTTAGATTACTGATTCTATACATAGCAGGAATCGGGTTTTCTAATATCGGGAAGTGGATCTACTTAGTTGCGATTAATCTAAAAATATTGGCTTTGACGGATTCCCCTTATGCTTTAGCAATTTTCTATATATTAGCACCCATTGCGAGAATCATAACCAATTTATGGAGCGGCAGTATTATTGACACATTCAATAAAAAATTGATCATGGTCAGTGTGGATATCTTCAGATTTATCATTGTTTTTCTGGTTTTTTTGACTCAGGATATTTTTATAATCTACATATTAACTTTTCTAATGGGGGTCATCGCTTCTTTCTTTGGCCCTGCTTCTAATGTGTTTATCGTGAATAATATCGAACAGAATGATAGAAAGAGATTTAATGCAATCATGAGTACTGTTAATTCTGGTGCGATGTTAACAGGACCAGCCCTAGCAGGGATCGTAATTAGTCTATGTAATATTGACCTAGCCATTCTTACCACCAGTACTTTATTTTTGGTTTGTGCGATTTGTATTAGTTTCATTCCTAACACTGAAGCGAAGCATGAAATCGATGTTAAAAGAGAAAGCCATTTTCTTATTCGGGATATGCAGCATGTAGGACATTTTTTAAATGCGAATAGGCAGATCTTTATGATACTTGGCTTGTTTTATAGTACTCTCATGATTGGTTTTGCATTAGATTCGCAAGAAGCAACATATATCACGTATGTACTTGATTCTACAAGTAAGGAATATGGATTCTTAGTCGCCATTAGTGGAGTTGGATCGGTGCTAGGTGCCATTTTCTCTTCTTATACCTCTCATAAAATTGGATTAAAACATTATATCGGCTTAGGTAGTCTAATCGGCTCACTAGGCTATACCTTCTTTTACCTATCCCCTAATTATGTAATGGCTGCTATAAGTTTTTTTATTCTAGGTTTCTTCCTAACCTATGCAAATATTGGTTTCACTACCTTCTTTCAAAACAATATTCCGAAAGCGATTATGGGAAGGGTAGGAACCATTACAGAACTCTTTCAAGGTGTACTGCAGACCATTCTTACATTAATCCTAGGTTATTTTGCAGAAGCAATATCTTTACAATTGTTCACCGTTCTATTTGCACTGATCTCTGTTTTTATATCACTTGGATTGTATCTCTATCTTCTTAAACTGAATCAACAGGAAGAACTGATTCTAGATTGA
- a CDS encoding stalk domain-containing protein has translation MKRFFMGIIVGIILTSSFAVFAANGKMIEVIYSIKDIKINGVSKMPKGEKLQPFVYQGSTFVPLRFVSENLGYLVEWDGATNSILIDEKSRKIEKVVYPGDGIKNSYLEGAEEKKGWLQPLIWYEETVRGTLFDLNNQEFDRYMYFSSNHFSYKNITTKVEFTLDEKYDQFAATVGYGEKNADRSPDYRYDKLHVKFLVDGKLYKEILIKKDEPYHTVKIPLSNAKKFEIIYDRNAPSNGLALFNPEFIKFQK, from the coding sequence ATGAAACGCTTTTTCATGGGGATCATCGTGGGCATTATATTAACCAGTTCCTTTGCTGTATTCGCCGCCAATGGTAAAATGATTGAGGTCATCTATTCAATCAAGGATATTAAGATCAATGGTGTTTCCAAGATGCCAAAGGGTGAGAAACTTCAACCTTTCGTATACCAAGGGAGTACATTCGTGCCATTGCGTTTTGTTAGTGAGAACTTAGGCTATCTTGTTGAGTGGGACGGAGCTACCAATTCCATCTTAATCGATGAAAAGTCTCGAAAAATTGAGAAGGTGGTTTATCCAGGTGATGGAATTAAAAACTCATACTTGGAGGGTGCAGAAGAAAAAAAAGGTTGGCTGCAACCTTTAATTTGGTATGAAGAAACAGTCCGTGGAACACTTTTTGATCTTAACAACCAGGAATTTGATCGATATATGTATTTTTCAAGCAACCACTTCAGTTATAAAAACATAACCACAAAGGTAGAGTTTACATTAGATGAAAAATATGATCAGTTTGCAGCTACTGTAGGATATGGCGAAAAAAATGCAGATAGGTCTCCAGACTATAGATATGATAAGCTCCATGTAAAATTTTTAGTAGATGGTAAATTATACAAGGAAATTCTCATTAAAAAAGATGAACCTTACCATACTGTCAAAATTCCCCTGAGTAATGCTAAGAAGTTTGAAATTATCTATGATCGTAATGCACCAAGTAATGGACTCGCACTATTTAATCCTGAGTTTATCAAGTTCCAGAAATAA
- a CDS encoding YciI family protein, whose protein sequence is MIKFIVRLSDKQKELMNEELMRQHASYLRELKKKGVLPFCGPCMDGTALMIIDAPSYQLAKQYVENDPFSKVNYYRTRDIVEIEEATIENNFLMDEDIIVKLIMQVRSAN, encoded by the coding sequence ATGATAAAATTCATTGTGCGATTATCAGATAAACAAAAAGAATTAATGAATGAGGAGTTGATGCGACAACATGCTTCATACTTAAGAGAACTAAAGAAAAAGGGGGTTCTACCATTTTGTGGTCCATGTATGGATGGTACAGCATTAATGATTATCGATGCACCATCTTATCAGTTAGCCAAACAATATGTAGAAAACGATCCTTTTTCTAAGGTTAATTACTACAGGACTCGGGATATTGTAGAGATTGAAGAAGCTACTATAGAAAATAATTTTTTGATGGATGAGGACATTATTGTCAAGCTGATCATGCAAGTAAGAAGCGCTAATTAG